A part of Triplophysa dalaica isolate WHDGS20190420 chromosome 17, ASM1584641v1, whole genome shotgun sequence genomic DNA contains:
- the LOC130439059 gene encoding uromodulin-like isoform X2 — protein sequence MTGATTTPESTSEPITTTVPLTSPNVNPCDSYTSLYDFWRSTRNYNNFYYYHGICDYNMNWTGWYRLFYYGQDAQIPESCVSSGSCGTSQPLWLHGHHPQPEEGVVTRQVCGSSYWNGCCGYSYSIQVKACPGDYYVYELISPTSCSAYCTEVRDLTTSVPPTTTGADQTTTLSPTTEFTSSFTTTVPFTSPYVDPCDSYTTLDDVWRSSSNYNYYYKYSYGTCDYNLKWNGWYRLFLYGQDAQMPESCVISGSCGTSQPLWLNGHHPQPEEGVVNRQVCTSSWYECFCYSTHSIHVKACPGDYFVYELVSPTFCSAYCTEVRHVTTSSPTTESTTSVSTTIDPCAEVNCTDGEWCGEKDGIYGCFCSHPKSNPDSYDSFEICESSSGIFSLSRCQLFEDGYSTEVMHLRDPYCKGTVRNGRVEFRFDNNNLCGTNLVANGTHFIYENVILGNVKSTQLSSRMSYLNLTFSCIYSQTQTFSMNAKINPLESYLHKMIPSGQGTYRVRMVPYQDPQFSQPFNGSVNIEVNHLVFVEVNVDGIDGQQFALLIDTCWATPVNDPLYHVRWDLIIGECPNSKDDTVDLVQNGVSTSSRFSFRMFTFTETSETIFLHCSIHLCLLKDNDCSAHCVSSRRRRFVEFYDSSSISMGPLNPSLKTTDTWVTDRVVMSRASAVCGFLMALFIFVFSIHNLL from the exons atgacaggggcaacaacaaccccagagtccacatctGAGCCCATCACAACCACTG TTCCTCTCACCAGTCCAAATGTCAACCCGTGTGACAGCTATACCAGTCTGTATGATTTTTGGAGATCCACCAGGAATTATAATAACTTTTATTATTACCATGGAATTTGTGACTATAACATGAACTGGACTGGCTGGTATAGACTTTTCTATTATGGACAGGATGCTCAGATCCCTGAGTCATGTGTAAGTTCAGGCTCATGTGGGACTTCTCAACCATTGTGGCTCCATGGCCATCACCCACAGCCTGAAGAGGGTGTGGTCACCCGGCAGGTCTGCGGTTCTTCTTATTGGAATGGGTGCTGTGGTTACTCCTACTCCATTCAAGTTAAAGCTTGCCCAGGGGATTACTATGTCTATGAGCTTATCAGTCCAACCTCATGTTCTGCGTACTGCACAG AGGTTAGAGATCTCACTACATCTGTTCCCCCCACAACCACTG GGGCTGACCAAACAACCACTTTATCACCTACAACAGAGTTCACTTCATCCTTCACAACCACCG TTCCATTCACCAGTCCATATGTCGACCCCTGTGACAGCTATACCACTCTGGACGATGTTTGGAGATCCTCCAGCAATTATAATTACTATTATAAATATAGCTACGGAACGTGTGACTATAACCTCAAGTGGAATGGCTGGTATAGACTTTTCTTATATGGACAGGATGCTCAGATGCCGGAGTCATGTGTAATTTCAGGCTCATGTGGGACTTCTCAACCATTGTGGCTCAATGGCCATCACCCACAGCCTGAAGAGGGAGTGGTCAACCGGCAGGTCTGCACTTCTAGTTGGTATGAGTGCTTTTGTTACTCCACCCATTCCATACACGTAAAAGCTTGTCCAGGGGATTATTTTGTCTACGAGCTTGTCAGTCCGACATTCTGCTCGGCGTATTGCACAG AAGTGAGACACGTCACAACATCTTCACCTACAACAGAGTCAACAACATCTGTGTCCACAACCATCG ACCCCTGTGCGGAGGTCAATTGTACTGATGGAGAATGGTGTGGAGAGAAAGACGGAATCTACGGCTGTTTTTGTAGCCATCCCAAATCTAATCCTGACTCTTACG attcCTTTGAAATTTGTGAGAGCAGTTCTGGCATTTTCTCACTGTCCCGTTGTCAGCTTTTTGAAGATGGTTATTCTACAGAAGTCATGCACCTCCGTGATCCTTATTGCAAAGGAACGGTCAGGAATGGCAGAGTGGAGTTTCGTTTTGATAACAATAATTTGTGTGGTACAAATCTTGTG GCTAATGGCACCCACTTCATCTATGAGAATGTTATTTTGGGGAATGTGAAATCAACTCAACTCAGCAGCAGGATGAGTTATCTGAATTTGACTTTTTCCTGTATATATTCTCAAACACAAACCTTTTCCATGAATGCAAAAATCAACCCTCTGGAGAG CTATTTGCACAAGATGATTCCATCTGGTCAAGGCACATATAGGGTCAGGATGGTTCCATATCAAGATCCGCAGTTCTCTCAACCCTTTAATGGCAGTGTGAACATAGAGGTGAACCACCTGGTTTTTGTGGAAGTTAATGTTGATGGAATTGATGGGCAACAGTTTGCATTGCTAATCGACACATGTTGGGCAACTCCTGTGAATGACCCTCTTTATCATGTCCGATGGGACCTGATTATTGGAGA GTGCCCTAATTCAAAAGATGACACAGTTGATCTGGTGCAGAATGGTGTGTCCACATCAAGCAGGTTCTCTTTCAGGATGTTTACCTTCACTGAAACCTCTGAAACCATCTTCTTGCATTGTTCCATTCACCTCTGCCTTTTGAAGGACAATGACTGCTCAGCG cacTGTGTGTCTTCTAGAAGACGCAGGTTTGTGGAATTCTATGACAGCTCATCCATATCTATGGGTCCTCTGAATCCGTCATTAAAGACAACag ATACATGGGTGACAGACCGAGTTGTGATGTCTAGAGCCTCAGCTGTTTGTGGTTTTTTGATGGCATTGTTTATCTTTGTCTTTAGCATCCATAACCTCTTATAG
- the LOC130439059 gene encoding pancreatic secretory granule membrane major glycoprotein GP2-like isoform X1, producing the protein MTGATTTPESTSEPITTTVPLTSPNVNPCDSYTSLYDFWRSTRNYNNFYYYHGICDYNMNWTGWYRLFYYGQDAQIPESCVSSGSCGTSQPLWLHGHHPQPEEGVVTRQVCGSSYWNGCCGYSYSIQVKACPGDYYVYELISPTSCSAYCTEVRDLTTSVPPTTTGSCGTSQPLWLNGHHPQPEEGVVNRQVCTSSWYECFCYSTHSIHVKACPGDYFVYELVSPTFCSAYCTEVRHVTTSSPTTESTTSVSTTIDPCAEVNCTDGEWCGEKDGIYGCFCSHPKSNPDSYDSFEICESSSGIFSLSRCQLFEDGYSTEVMHLRDPYCKGTVRNGRVEFRFDNNNLCGTNLVANGTHFIYENVILGNVKSTQLSSRMSYLNLTFSCIYSQTQTFSMNAKINPLESYLHKMIPSGQGTYRVRMVPYQDPQFSQPFNGSVNIEVNHLVFVEVNVDGIDGQQFALLIDTCWATPVNDPLYHVRWDLIIGECPNSKDDTVDLVQNGVSTSSRFSFRMFTFTETSETIFLHCSIHLCLLKDNDCSAHCVSSRRRRFVEFYDSSSISMGPLNPSLKTTDTWVTDRVVMSRASAVCGFLMALFIFVFSIHNLL; encoded by the exons atgacaggggcaacaacaaccccagagtccacatctGAGCCCATCACAACCACTG TTCCTCTCACCAGTCCAAATGTCAACCCGTGTGACAGCTATACCAGTCTGTATGATTTTTGGAGATCCACCAGGAATTATAATAACTTTTATTATTACCATGGAATTTGTGACTATAACATGAACTGGACTGGCTGGTATAGACTTTTCTATTATGGACAGGATGCTCAGATCCCTGAGTCATGTGTAAGTTCAGGCTCATGTGGGACTTCTCAACCATTGTGGCTCCATGGCCATCACCCACAGCCTGAAGAGGGTGTGGTCACCCGGCAGGTCTGCGGTTCTTCTTATTGGAATGGGTGCTGTGGTTACTCCTACTCCATTCAAGTTAAAGCTTGCCCAGGGGATTACTATGTCTATGAGCTTATCAGTCCAACCTCATGTTCTGCGTACTGCACAG AGGTTAGAGATCTCACTACATCTGTTCCCCCCACAACCACTG GCTCATGTGGGACTTCTCAACCATTGTGGCTCAATGGCCATCACCCACAGCCTGAAGAGGGAGTGGTCAACCGGCAGGTCTGCACTTCTAGTTGGTATGAGTGCTTTTGTTACTCCACCCATTCCATACACGTAAAAGCTTGTCCAGGGGATTATTTTGTCTACGAGCTTGTCAGTCCGACATTCTGCTCGGCGTATTGCACAG AAGTGAGACACGTCACAACATCTTCACCTACAACAGAGTCAACAACATCTGTGTCCACAACCATCG ACCCCTGTGCGGAGGTCAATTGTACTGATGGAGAATGGTGTGGAGAGAAAGACGGAATCTACGGCTGTTTTTGTAGCCATCCCAAATCTAATCCTGACTCTTACG attcCTTTGAAATTTGTGAGAGCAGTTCTGGCATTTTCTCACTGTCCCGTTGTCAGCTTTTTGAAGATGGTTATTCTACAGAAGTCATGCACCTCCGTGATCCTTATTGCAAAGGAACGGTCAGGAATGGCAGAGTGGAGTTTCGTTTTGATAACAATAATTTGTGTGGTACAAATCTTGTG GCTAATGGCACCCACTTCATCTATGAGAATGTTATTTTGGGGAATGTGAAATCAACTCAACTCAGCAGCAGGATGAGTTATCTGAATTTGACTTTTTCCTGTATATATTCTCAAACACAAACCTTTTCCATGAATGCAAAAATCAACCCTCTGGAGAG CTATTTGCACAAGATGATTCCATCTGGTCAAGGCACATATAGGGTCAGGATGGTTCCATATCAAGATCCGCAGTTCTCTCAACCCTTTAATGGCAGTGTGAACATAGAGGTGAACCACCTGGTTTTTGTGGAAGTTAATGTTGATGGAATTGATGGGCAACAGTTTGCATTGCTAATCGACACATGTTGGGCAACTCCTGTGAATGACCCTCTTTATCATGTCCGATGGGACCTGATTATTGGAGA GTGCCCTAATTCAAAAGATGACACAGTTGATCTGGTGCAGAATGGTGTGTCCACATCAAGCAGGTTCTCTTTCAGGATGTTTACCTTCACTGAAACCTCTGAAACCATCTTCTTGCATTGTTCCATTCACCTCTGCCTTTTGAAGGACAATGACTGCTCAGCG cacTGTGTGTCTTCTAGAAGACGCAGGTTTGTGGAATTCTATGACAGCTCATCCATATCTATGGGTCCTCTGAATCCGTCATTAAAGACAACag ATACATGGGTGACAGACCGAGTTGTGATGTCTAGAGCCTCAGCTGTTTGTGGTTTTTTGATGGCATTGTTTATCTTTGTCTTTAGCATCCATAACCTCTTATAG
- the LOC130439059 gene encoding uromodulin-like isoform X3: MTGATTTPESTSEPITTTVPLTSPNVNPCDSYTSLYDFWRSTRNYNNFYYYHGICDYNMNWTGWYRLFYYGQDAQIPESCVSSGSCGTSQPLWLHGHHPQPEEGVVTRQVCGSSYWNGCCGYSYSIQVKACPGDYYVYELISPTSCSAYCTEVRDLTTSVPPTTTVPFTSPYVDPCDSYTTLDDVWRSSSNYNYYYKYSYGTCDYNLKWNGWYRLFLYGQDAQMPESCVISGSCGTSQPLWLNGHHPQPEEGVVNRQVCTSSWYECFCYSTHSIHVKACPGDYFVYELVSPTFCSAYCTEVRHVTTSSPTTESTTSVSTTIDPCAEVNCTDGEWCGEKDGIYGCFCSHPKSNPDSYDSFEICESSSGIFSLSRCQLFEDGYSTEVMHLRDPYCKGTVRNGRVEFRFDNNNLCGTNLVANGTHFIYENVILGNVKSTQLSSRMSYLNLTFSCIYSQTQTFSMNAKINPLESYLHKMIPSGQGTYRVRMVPYQDPQFSQPFNGSVNIEVNHLVFVEVNVDGIDGQQFALLIDTCWATPVNDPLYHVRWDLIIGECPNSKDDTVDLVQNGVSTSSRFSFRMFTFTETSETIFLHCSIHLCLLKDNDCSAHCVSSRRRRFVEFYDSSSISMGPLNPSLKTTDTWVTDRVVMSRASAVCGFLMALFIFVFSIHNLL, translated from the exons atgacaggggcaacaacaaccccagagtccacatctGAGCCCATCACAACCACTG TTCCTCTCACCAGTCCAAATGTCAACCCGTGTGACAGCTATACCAGTCTGTATGATTTTTGGAGATCCACCAGGAATTATAATAACTTTTATTATTACCATGGAATTTGTGACTATAACATGAACTGGACTGGCTGGTATAGACTTTTCTATTATGGACAGGATGCTCAGATCCCTGAGTCATGTGTAAGTTCAGGCTCATGTGGGACTTCTCAACCATTGTGGCTCCATGGCCATCACCCACAGCCTGAAGAGGGTGTGGTCACCCGGCAGGTCTGCGGTTCTTCTTATTGGAATGGGTGCTGTGGTTACTCCTACTCCATTCAAGTTAAAGCTTGCCCAGGGGATTACTATGTCTATGAGCTTATCAGTCCAACCTCATGTTCTGCGTACTGCACAG AGGTTAGAGATCTCACTACATCTGTTCCCCCCACAACCACTG TTCCATTCACCAGTCCATATGTCGACCCCTGTGACAGCTATACCACTCTGGACGATGTTTGGAGATCCTCCAGCAATTATAATTACTATTATAAATATAGCTACGGAACGTGTGACTATAACCTCAAGTGGAATGGCTGGTATAGACTTTTCTTATATGGACAGGATGCTCAGATGCCGGAGTCATGTGTAATTTCAGGCTCATGTGGGACTTCTCAACCATTGTGGCTCAATGGCCATCACCCACAGCCTGAAGAGGGAGTGGTCAACCGGCAGGTCTGCACTTCTAGTTGGTATGAGTGCTTTTGTTACTCCACCCATTCCATACACGTAAAAGCTTGTCCAGGGGATTATTTTGTCTACGAGCTTGTCAGTCCGACATTCTGCTCGGCGTATTGCACAG AAGTGAGACACGTCACAACATCTTCACCTACAACAGAGTCAACAACATCTGTGTCCACAACCATCG ACCCCTGTGCGGAGGTCAATTGTACTGATGGAGAATGGTGTGGAGAGAAAGACGGAATCTACGGCTGTTTTTGTAGCCATCCCAAATCTAATCCTGACTCTTACG attcCTTTGAAATTTGTGAGAGCAGTTCTGGCATTTTCTCACTGTCCCGTTGTCAGCTTTTTGAAGATGGTTATTCTACAGAAGTCATGCACCTCCGTGATCCTTATTGCAAAGGAACGGTCAGGAATGGCAGAGTGGAGTTTCGTTTTGATAACAATAATTTGTGTGGTACAAATCTTGTG GCTAATGGCACCCACTTCATCTATGAGAATGTTATTTTGGGGAATGTGAAATCAACTCAACTCAGCAGCAGGATGAGTTATCTGAATTTGACTTTTTCCTGTATATATTCTCAAACACAAACCTTTTCCATGAATGCAAAAATCAACCCTCTGGAGAG CTATTTGCACAAGATGATTCCATCTGGTCAAGGCACATATAGGGTCAGGATGGTTCCATATCAAGATCCGCAGTTCTCTCAACCCTTTAATGGCAGTGTGAACATAGAGGTGAACCACCTGGTTTTTGTGGAAGTTAATGTTGATGGAATTGATGGGCAACAGTTTGCATTGCTAATCGACACATGTTGGGCAACTCCTGTGAATGACCCTCTTTATCATGTCCGATGGGACCTGATTATTGGAGA GTGCCCTAATTCAAAAGATGACACAGTTGATCTGGTGCAGAATGGTGTGTCCACATCAAGCAGGTTCTCTTTCAGGATGTTTACCTTCACTGAAACCTCTGAAACCATCTTCTTGCATTGTTCCATTCACCTCTGCCTTTTGAAGGACAATGACTGCTCAGCG cacTGTGTGTCTTCTAGAAGACGCAGGTTTGTGGAATTCTATGACAGCTCATCCATATCTATGGGTCCTCTGAATCCGTCATTAAAGACAACag ATACATGGGTGACAGACCGAGTTGTGATGTCTAGAGCCTCAGCTGTTTGTGGTTTTTTGATGGCATTGTTTATCTTTGTCTTTAGCATCCATAACCTCTTATAG
- the LOC130439059 gene encoding pancreatic secretory granule membrane major glycoprotein GP2-like isoform X4 encodes MTGATTTPESTSEPITTTVPLTSPNVNPCDSYTSLYDFWRSTRNYNNFYYYHGICDYNMNWTGWYRLFYYGQDAQIPESCVSSGSCGTSQPLWLHGHHPQPEEGVVTRQVCGSSYWNGCCGYSYSIQVKACPGDYYVYELISPTSCSAYCTEVRDLTTSVPPTTTGADQTTTLSPTTEFTSSFTTTGSCGTSQPLWLNGHHPQPEEGVVNRQVCTSSWYECFCYSTHSIHVKACPGDYFVYELVSPTFCSAYCTEVRHVTTSSPTTESTTSVSTTIDPCAEVNCTDGEWCGEKDGIYGCFCSHPKSNPDSYDSFEICESSSGIFSLSRCQLFEDGYSTEVMHLRDPYCKGTVRNGRVEFRFDNNNLCGTNLVANGTHFIYENVILGNVKSTQLSSRMSYLNLTFSCIYSQTQTFSMNAKINPLESYLHKMIPSGQGTYRVRMVPYQDPQFSQPFNGSVNIEVNHLVFVEVNVDGIDGQQFALLIDTCWATPVNDPLYHVRWDLIIGECPNSKDDTVDLVQNGVSTSSRFSFRMFTFTETSETIFLHCSIHLCLLKDNDCSAHCVSSRRRRFVEFYDSSSISMGPLNPSLKTTDTWVTDRVVMSRASAVCGFLMALFIFVFSIHNLL; translated from the exons atgacaggggcaacaacaaccccagagtccacatctGAGCCCATCACAACCACTG TTCCTCTCACCAGTCCAAATGTCAACCCGTGTGACAGCTATACCAGTCTGTATGATTTTTGGAGATCCACCAGGAATTATAATAACTTTTATTATTACCATGGAATTTGTGACTATAACATGAACTGGACTGGCTGGTATAGACTTTTCTATTATGGACAGGATGCTCAGATCCCTGAGTCATGTGTAAGTTCAGGCTCATGTGGGACTTCTCAACCATTGTGGCTCCATGGCCATCACCCACAGCCTGAAGAGGGTGTGGTCACCCGGCAGGTCTGCGGTTCTTCTTATTGGAATGGGTGCTGTGGTTACTCCTACTCCATTCAAGTTAAAGCTTGCCCAGGGGATTACTATGTCTATGAGCTTATCAGTCCAACCTCATGTTCTGCGTACTGCACAG AGGTTAGAGATCTCACTACATCTGTTCCCCCCACAACCACTG GGGCTGACCAAACAACCACTTTATCACCTACAACAGAGTTCACTTCATCCTTCACAACCACCG GCTCATGTGGGACTTCTCAACCATTGTGGCTCAATGGCCATCACCCACAGCCTGAAGAGGGAGTGGTCAACCGGCAGGTCTGCACTTCTAGTTGGTATGAGTGCTTTTGTTACTCCACCCATTCCATACACGTAAAAGCTTGTCCAGGGGATTATTTTGTCTACGAGCTTGTCAGTCCGACATTCTGCTCGGCGTATTGCACAG AAGTGAGACACGTCACAACATCTTCACCTACAACAGAGTCAACAACATCTGTGTCCACAACCATCG ACCCCTGTGCGGAGGTCAATTGTACTGATGGAGAATGGTGTGGAGAGAAAGACGGAATCTACGGCTGTTTTTGTAGCCATCCCAAATCTAATCCTGACTCTTACG attcCTTTGAAATTTGTGAGAGCAGTTCTGGCATTTTCTCACTGTCCCGTTGTCAGCTTTTTGAAGATGGTTATTCTACAGAAGTCATGCACCTCCGTGATCCTTATTGCAAAGGAACGGTCAGGAATGGCAGAGTGGAGTTTCGTTTTGATAACAATAATTTGTGTGGTACAAATCTTGTG GCTAATGGCACCCACTTCATCTATGAGAATGTTATTTTGGGGAATGTGAAATCAACTCAACTCAGCAGCAGGATGAGTTATCTGAATTTGACTTTTTCCTGTATATATTCTCAAACACAAACCTTTTCCATGAATGCAAAAATCAACCCTCTGGAGAG CTATTTGCACAAGATGATTCCATCTGGTCAAGGCACATATAGGGTCAGGATGGTTCCATATCAAGATCCGCAGTTCTCTCAACCCTTTAATGGCAGTGTGAACATAGAGGTGAACCACCTGGTTTTTGTGGAAGTTAATGTTGATGGAATTGATGGGCAACAGTTTGCATTGCTAATCGACACATGTTGGGCAACTCCTGTGAATGACCCTCTTTATCATGTCCGATGGGACCTGATTATTGGAGA GTGCCCTAATTCAAAAGATGACACAGTTGATCTGGTGCAGAATGGTGTGTCCACATCAAGCAGGTTCTCTTTCAGGATGTTTACCTTCACTGAAACCTCTGAAACCATCTTCTTGCATTGTTCCATTCACCTCTGCCTTTTGAAGGACAATGACTGCTCAGCG cacTGTGTGTCTTCTAGAAGACGCAGGTTTGTGGAATTCTATGACAGCTCATCCATATCTATGGGTCCTCTGAATCCGTCATTAAAGACAACag ATACATGGGTGACAGACCGAGTTGTGATGTCTAGAGCCTCAGCTGTTTGTGGTTTTTTGATGGCATTGTTTATCTTTGTCTTTAGCATCCATAACCTCTTATAG